From Budorcas taxicolor isolate Tak-1 chromosome 19, Takin1.1, whole genome shotgun sequence, the proteins below share one genomic window:
- the MFAP4 gene encoding microfibril-associated glycoprotein 4 has product MEALLVLPLLLLLSAGPCAPQLLGIRGDALEKSCLQLPLDCDDIYAQGYQADGVYLIYPSGPSVPVPVFCDMTTEGGKWTVFQKRFNGSVSFFRGWNDYKLGFGRADGEYWLGLQNMHLLTLKQKYELRVDLEDFENNTAFAKYADFSISPNAVSAEEDGYTLYVSGFEDGGAGDSLTYHSGQKFSTFDRDQDLFVQNCAALSSGAFWFRSCHFANLNGFYLGGSHLSYANGINWAQWKGFYYSLKRTEMKIRRA; this is encoded by the exons ATGGAG GCCCTCCTGGTCCTgccgctgctgctactgctctCCGCTGGCCCCTGCGCTCCCCAGCTCCTGGGGATCCGGGGAGATG CTCTGGAGAAGTCATGCCTCCAGCTGCCCCTGGACTGTGATGACATCTACGCCCAGGGCTACCAGGCGGATGGCGTGTACCTCATCTACCCCTCAGGCCCCAGCGTGCCCGTGCCTGTCTTCTGCGACATGACCACGGAGGGCGGGAAGTGGACG GTTTTCCAGAAGAGATTCAACGGCTCAGTGAGCTTCTTCCGGGGCTGGAATGACTACAAGCTGGGCTTTGGCCGTGCTGACGGGGAGTACTGGCTGG GGCTGCAGAACATGCACCTGCTGACACTGAAGCAGAAGTACGAGCTGCGGGTGGACCTGGAGGACTTTGAGAACAACACGGCCTTCGCCAAGTATGCCGACTTCTCCATCTCACCCAACGCCGTCAGCGCGGAGGAGGACGGCTACACCCTCTACGTGTCAGGCTTTGAGGACGGCGGGGCAG GCGACTCGCTGACCTACCACAGCGGCCAGAAGTTCTCCACCTTTGACAGAGACCAGGACCTCTTCGTGCAGAACTGTGCAGCGCTCTCCTCGGGCGCCTTCTGGTTCCGCAGCTGCCACTTTGCCAACCTCAACGGCTTCTACCTGGGCGGCTCCCACCTCTCCTACGCCAATGGCATCAACTGGGCCCAGTGGAAGGGCTTCTACTACTCGCTCAAGCGCACCGAGATGAAGATCCGCCGGGCCTGA